In a single window of the Acetivibrio clariflavus DSM 19732 genome:
- a CDS encoding 2-isopropylmalate synthase produces the protein MSSRIKIFDTTLRDGEQTPGVNLNIQEKLEIARQLEKLGVDVIEAGFAIASPGDFEAVKAVSENIKNATVASLARAVEKDIDRAWEAVKGAESPRIHTFIATSDIHLKYKLKMTEDEVLERAIAMVKYAKKYCSDVEFSAEDASRTRIEFLIKVIEEVIKAGATVINIPDTVGYTTPAEFGNMIRTIKEKVSNIDKVDISVHCHNDLGLAVANSLAAVMNGATQVECTINGLGERAGNAALEEIIMGIDTRKDFYKIGHKIDTRQIYRTSKLVSSLTGITVQPNKAIVGANAFAHESGIHQHGVLSEKSTYEIMKPESIGLSQNRMVLGKLSGRHAFEERLKEMGYTTLTPEAIQKAFEKFKSLADKKKVVLDKDIEALIEEKVSEVPEIYELESFQITSGNKSVATSTVSLKRNDNIITEAATGDGPVDAAFNAIERAVGMSFTLEDYSLRAVTEGKDALGEVTVRVSKDGKLFVGRGVSTDIIEAGVRAYLNAINRAISEIGEVK, from the coding sequence ATGTCTAGTAGAATAAAAATATTCGATACGACATTAAGAGATGGAGAACAAACACCTGGAGTCAATTTAAACATACAAGAGAAGCTGGAAATTGCACGACAATTGGAAAAACTGGGCGTAGATGTTATAGAAGCTGGATTTGCCATTGCATCTCCGGGAGACTTTGAAGCTGTTAAAGCTGTTTCAGAAAATATAAAAAATGCTACTGTTGCCAGTCTTGCCAGAGCTGTTGAAAAAGATATAGACAGGGCATGGGAAGCTGTAAAGGGAGCTGAGAGCCCTAGAATTCATACCTTTATTGCAACATCGGACATTCATTTAAAATATAAACTGAAAATGACTGAAGATGAAGTTTTGGAAAGAGCTATTGCGATGGTAAAATATGCAAAGAAATACTGTTCCGATGTGGAGTTCTCTGCAGAAGATGCCAGCAGAACAAGAATAGAGTTTTTGATAAAAGTGATTGAAGAGGTAATAAAAGCCGGCGCGACGGTAATAAACATACCTGATACTGTTGGATATACCACACCAGCAGAGTTTGGAAATATGATTCGTACAATTAAAGAAAAAGTAAGCAATATTGATAAAGTTGATATAAGTGTTCACTGCCATAATGATTTAGGTTTAGCGGTAGCAAATTCTCTTGCGGCAGTAATGAACGGTGCTACACAAGTTGAGTGTACCATAAACGGTTTGGGTGAGAGGGCAGGAAATGCTGCTTTAGAAGAAATAATAATGGGTATTGACACCAGAAAGGATTTTTACAAAATTGGGCATAAGATTGATACAAGGCAGATATATAGGACGAGTAAACTGGTAAGCAGTCTCACCGGTATTACTGTTCAGCCTAACAAAGCAATTGTAGGAGCAAATGCTTTTGCTCATGAGTCGGGAATTCATCAACATGGGGTATTGTCTGAAAAGAGTACTTATGAGATAATGAAACCTGAGTCCATAGGATTATCACAAAACAGAATGGTGTTAGGCAAGCTTTCGGGACGACATGCCTTTGAAGAAAGGCTAAAAGAAATGGGCTATACAACTCTTACACCGGAAGCAATTCAAAAGGCATTTGAAAAGTTCAAGAGCTTGGCAGATAAGAAAAAGGTGGTTTTAGACAAGGATATTGAAGCACTTATTGAGGAAAAAGTATCTGAAGTACCTGAAATATATGAACTTGAAAGCTTCCAGATAACAAGCGGCAATAAGAGCGTGGCAACTTCAACAGTTAGTCTTAAGAGAAATGATAACATTATTACAGAAGCTGCTACTGGTGATGGTCCGGTAGATGCTGCCTTTAACGCAATAGAAAGAGCTGTGGGAATGAGCTTTACTCTTGAAGATTACAGTTTGAGAGCGGTAACGGAAGGAAAAGACGCTTTAGGAGAGGTTACTGTCAGAGTGTCAAAGGACGGCAAGCTTTTTGTCGGAAGAGGAGTAAGTACTGATATTATTGAAGCTGGTGTAAGAGCGTATTTAAATGCAATAAATAGAGCAATAAGTGAAATAGGAGAAGTAAAATAG
- a CDS encoding single-stranded DNA-binding protein: protein MNKVILMGRLTRDPELRYTSNNLAVCSFTLAVNRGFAKQGEERQADFIPIVVWDKQAEFCSKYFTKGLQVAVVGRIQVRSWDDNEGKKRYTTEVVANEVYFADSKKSDIADKVQDPQLAEPADGFYPLEEDDELPF from the coding sequence ATGAATAAGGTTATTTTGATGGGAAGATTAACACGAGATCCCGAATTAAGGTATACCAGCAATAATTTGGCTGTATGCAGTTTTACGCTGGCAGTCAATAGAGGGTTTGCAAAGCAAGGAGAAGAAAGACAGGCTGATTTTATTCCTATCGTTGTATGGGACAAACAGGCTGAGTTTTGCTCCAAGTATTTTACAAAAGGCCTTCAAGTTGCAGTAGTGGGCAGAATACAGGTTAGGTCTTGGGATGATAATGAAGGTAAAAAACGTTATACAACGGAAGTAGTAGCTAATGAAGTGTATTTTGCCGACAGCAAGAAAAGCGATATAGCTGATAAAGTGCAAGACCCGCAATTGGCTGAGCCGGCTGACGGATTTTATCCTTTGGAAGAAGATGATGAATTACCGTTTTAA
- the sigI gene encoding RNA polymerase sigma factor SigI, giving the protein MNSLTINERVESIKNDEYGINKFIEEYKPFIASCVEKIVGRYVVYGQDDELSIALIAFSEAIKAFDSSRGNFLSFAQNVIKRRIIDYYRKESKYNNVVFLKQHNDEEDEEDSDQTAEKAFDEYLTKEISQYRRFEIEQLKEELKEWGISFFELPDVSPKHKKTRRIYSQVIKFLLSDPELLSQIKEKKALPVTQIEKCLKIPRKKIDRGRKYILAAIVICTGDYEFIRDYISWE; this is encoded by the coding sequence ATGAATTCGCTTACTATCAATGAGAGAGTTGAAAGCATTAAGAATGATGAATATGGAATCAATAAGTTTATTGAAGAGTATAAACCTTTTATTGCTTCCTGTGTCGAAAAGATTGTTGGACGCTATGTTGTTTATGGTCAGGATGATGAACTGAGTATTGCTTTAATTGCTTTTTCGGAGGCCATAAAAGCTTTTGATAGCTCCAGAGGGAATTTTCTTTCTTTTGCGCAGAATGTTATTAAAAGAAGAATAATTGACTACTATCGTAAGGAGAGCAAATATAATAATGTTGTTTTTTTAAAACAGCACAATGATGAAGAGGATGAAGAAGATTCCGACCAGACTGCAGAGAAAGCTTTTGATGAATATTTAACTAAAGAAATTAGCCAATATAGAAGGTTTGAAATTGAGCAATTGAAAGAAGAATTAAAGGAATGGGGGATATCCTTTTTTGAACTTCCGGATGTATCTCCCAAGCATAAAAAAACCCGCAGGATATATTCTCAAGTTATTAAGTTTTTGCTTTCTGATCCGGAATTACTAAGTCAAATAAAAGAAAAAAAGGCTTTACCTGTTACTCAAATTGAAAAATGCCTTAAAATACCCCGTAAAAAAATCGATAGAGGTCGAAAATATATATTAGCAGCGATAGTAATTTGCACCGGTGATTATGAATTTATCAGGGATTACATAAGCTGGGAGTGA
- a CDS encoding sensor domain-containing diguanylate cyclase yields the protein MFKRSPVKKNINPFCLIFVSLTCSLALALPTYTIFHWYNNLEHPIKAHIGLIEFTTAFSVALYIVIFFVSGILFNKLSQQHSEARELKNFKNFTDILHRATSEVEVYETLYNYIRNMHLANQITIFYRNDRSSTDFLWQRITNERMPLCTMEPRNCPLIKYGRECSVKNIATDITCAYQLTEHKTGSYICLPITIGNQTLGILQLYSKSKYFFDDLIVSKVKSYIEVAKPIISSKRAMQQLNKKAYTDKLTKLYNRNFLETYLENQIEATNLSNECLSVIMMDIDHFKGVNDKYGHAAGDAVLVVFAQVILRCIRKTDLVARYGGEEFIAILPATDTKTAVGIAERIRETIAVEPMPKLNDTVLPPITCSLGVATYPIHADNKNNIIKVADIALYKAKQGGRNRVEVYNSDLDLNTLMKE from the coding sequence TTGTTTAAAAGATCACCTGTAAAAAAGAACATAAATCCATTTTGCCTTATATTCGTATCACTTACTTGCAGTTTAGCCCTAGCTCTGCCTACATATACAATTTTTCATTGGTATAATAATCTTGAACATCCAATAAAAGCACATATCGGCCTTATCGAATTTACTACTGCTTTTAGTGTAGCTCTGTATATTGTTATTTTTTTCGTTTCCGGAATTCTTTTTAACAAGCTCTCTCAGCAGCATTCTGAAGCTAGAGAATTGAAAAATTTTAAGAATTTTACTGATATACTTCATCGTGCCACATCTGAAGTAGAAGTTTACGAAACTTTGTATAATTATATACGAAATATGCATTTAGCCAATCAAATAACTATTTTTTATAGGAATGACCGATCGTCCACTGATTTTTTATGGCAAAGAATTACTAATGAAAGAATGCCACTTTGTACAATGGAACCTAGAAATTGCCCTCTTATAAAATATGGACGTGAATGCAGCGTAAAAAATATAGCTACAGATATTACTTGTGCATATCAACTTACTGAACATAAAACCGGTAGTTATATTTGTTTACCCATAACTATCGGTAATCAGACATTAGGAATTTTACAGCTATATTCCAAATCAAAATACTTTTTTGACGATCTCATTGTCTCAAAAGTAAAATCCTATATAGAAGTAGCAAAACCTATAATATCAAGTAAACGGGCTATGCAGCAGTTAAATAAGAAAGCTTATACGGACAAGCTTACTAAATTATACAATAGAAATTTCCTTGAAACATATTTGGAAAATCAAATTGAAGCTACAAATTTATCGAATGAGTGTCTGAGCGTTATTATGATGGATATAGACCATTTCAAGGGTGTAAATGATAAATATGGACATGCAGCTGGCGATGCTGTGTTAGTGGTGTTCGCACAGGTTATTTTGCGCTGTATTAGAAAAACTGACCTTGTTGCAAGGTATGGCGGAGAAGAATTTATTGCAATTCTGCCTGCTACCGATACAAAAACAGCTGTTGGAATAGCTGAACGTATAAGAGAAACCATTGCTGTAGAACCTATGCCCAAATTAAACGATACTGTATTGCCGCCTATAACCTGCAGTCTTGGTGTAGCGACATATCCTATTCATGCAGATAACAAAAATAATATTATAAAAGTTGCTGATATTGCTTTATACAAAGCAAAACAAGGCGGCAGAAACCGGGTAGAAGTTTATAATAGTGACTTGGATTTAAATACTCTTATGAAAGAATAG
- a CDS encoding DUF368 domain-containing protein, with protein sequence MEKEKFSKDTLLIMLKGFIIGSSMSVPGVSGGTMAILLGIYDRLISSVSRFLKDIKGNIIFLMKVCIGAGIGIFTLSNVIKKLLEVAPIPISFFFLGAVIGGVPALYSKTKTMDSKLKFSSIIYFLLGLAIVISIGFIPTGTISVTSGSGLLHYLMLFVTGIIIALALVLPGISTSHMLLVLGMYDSMLEAISTFDLVYIGILGILTVIGIFLITRPIEWTMNKFPRQTYCVVIGFVIGSTWEIFNDKIFPAIPAGANFSWWVITTIVSIITFVLGFTGIMALSKFSND encoded by the coding sequence ATGGAAAAAGAAAAATTTTCAAAAGATACTTTATTAATTATGCTAAAAGGATTTATAATAGGTTCGTCCATGAGTGTGCCGGGAGTAAGCGGCGGAACTATGGCTATCCTGTTGGGTATTTATGACAGGCTTATAAGTTCTGTAAGTCGTTTTCTAAAAGATATCAAAGGAAATATCATATTCCTCATGAAAGTCTGTATAGGAGCAGGAATAGGTATTTTCACACTTTCAAATGTAATAAAGAAATTACTGGAGGTTGCTCCCATACCTATTTCGTTTTTCTTTTTAGGTGCTGTAATAGGTGGAGTTCCGGCTTTATATAGTAAAACTAAAACGATGGATTCCAAGTTAAAATTTTCGTCGATAATTTATTTCCTTTTAGGATTAGCTATAGTTATTTCAATTGGATTTATTCCTACAGGAACAATAAGTGTTACTTCCGGCTCGGGATTGCTGCATTATTTGATGTTATTTGTTACAGGAATTATCATTGCATTGGCATTAGTACTTCCAGGTATCAGTACATCGCATATGCTGTTGGTTCTCGGTATGTACGATTCGATGCTTGAAGCTATCAGTACTTTTGATTTGGTTTATATAGGAATACTAGGAATTTTAACTGTTATCGGAATATTCTTAATTACAAGGCCTATTGAGTGGACGATGAATAAATTCCCTCGTCAGACCTATTGTGTTGTTATCGGTTTTGTTATCGGTTCTACTTGGGAGATATTTAATGATAAAATCTTTCCTGCAATTCCAGCTGGTGCAAATTTTTCATGGTGGGTTATAACAACTATTGTTTCTATAATAACCTTTGTTCTTGGATTTACTGGGATTATGGCATTATCAAAATTTTCAAACGATTAA
- a CDS encoding YihY/virulence factor BrkB family protein: MKQVKKKYYSFINWIIPLAKDLYFRFNDDDVPALASQLAYYFILALFPFLIFLINLISFTPITSEQALNDLSKVIPNIAYDIIKKVIDQTSHANRQTFLSFSMVAALWAASNGMNAVIKSLNKAYDRHETRSLWKVRLLSIIATIAFAFTIILSFFLLILGEVIGKSIFVFLGLSNSFKTLWSCIRFMSPAAIMIIVFALLYRYMPNRRMKYSEVLAGSIFSTVGWLIISVLFSIYVNNFSNYANTYGSIGGIILLIIWLYWISIIILLGGELNAALAYNRAKRKNKTS; this comes from the coding sequence TTGAAGCAAGTTAAAAAAAAATATTATTCGTTTATAAACTGGATAATACCATTGGCTAAAGACTTATATTTTCGATTTAATGATGATGATGTTCCTGCTTTAGCTTCCCAGCTTGCTTATTATTTTATTCTTGCCCTTTTCCCCTTTTTGATATTTCTCATTAATCTTATCAGTTTTACTCCTATAACAAGTGAACAAGCCTTAAATGATTTGTCAAAAGTCATTCCTAATATTGCATATGATATTATAAAAAAGGTAATTGACCAGACCTCCCATGCCAATAGGCAAACTTTTTTGTCCTTCAGTATGGTCGCTGCGCTTTGGGCGGCTTCAAACGGAATGAATGCAGTGATAAAAAGTTTAAATAAAGCATATGATAGGCACGAAACACGTTCTCTCTGGAAAGTACGCCTATTATCCATAATTGCAACCATAGCTTTTGCTTTTACCATTATTTTATCCTTTTTTCTTCTCATTTTAGGGGAAGTAATCGGAAAAAGTATTTTTGTTTTTTTAGGTCTTTCCAATAGTTTTAAAACCCTTTGGTCATGTATTCGTTTTATGAGCCCGGCTGCAATAATGATTATTGTCTTCGCCTTGCTATATAGGTATATGCCCAACCGACGCATGAAATATTCCGAAGTACTTGCCGGTTCAATCTTTTCTACTGTTGGCTGGCTTATTATATCAGTTTTGTTCTCTATTTATGTAAACAATTTCTCAAATTATGCCAACACTTACGGTAGCATAGGCGGTATAATTTTACTGATTATCTGGCTATATTGGATAAGTATAATAATACTTTTAGGAGGTGAATTAAATGCAGCATTGGCTTATAACCGAGCAAAACGCAAAAATAAAACGTCATAA
- a CDS encoding anti-sigma factor domain-containing protein, giving the protein MKGLIVDLNDKYAVVLSRKGEFIRVKNNGKLIIGQEIDLASKVVNCNFKALSKVVSIAAGFLLVLSIGLGIYAYNMPYNYINIDINPSVEFTVNIFNMVLDAEGLNNDGKELLKKYNYKHLKIDKVIEESLKAAVQEGFLGESNENAVLITVSGKNYDKLSNIQKELVNAANVTLEQDKVQSEVVTEKVTLAERNNAKELGISPGKLVLIEKLKEKKPDIEIDEYKKKPVKDILSSIKHQAKKDIPEKPGEHNIPEPKDKAKANEPKKSKEKDIIAKDSHEKDKVQKVPEPKDRIEKETKSNEINHKPKTPLDTKLKEKKEGDKPQKNIAPKDSPPEANKPNDIEPKPDKLEDSHPKNNELKDNKPESNQPKAKDDKPKAEKTENNKIENRKQENGNTER; this is encoded by the coding sequence GTGAAAGGGTTAATAGTTGATTTAAATGATAAATATGCTGTTGTATTAAGCAGAAAAGGCGAGTTTATAAGAGTTAAAAACAACGGTAAATTAATTATAGGTCAGGAAATTGACCTGGCTTCTAAAGTAGTAAACTGTAATTTCAAAGCATTATCGAAAGTTGTATCAATTGCTGCTGGATTCTTGCTGGTATTAAGTATAGGTTTAGGAATATATGCCTATAACATGCCATATAACTATATAAACATAGATATAAATCCCAGTGTGGAATTTACTGTTAATATATTTAATATGGTTTTAGATGCTGAAGGACTTAATAATGATGGAAAGGAACTATTGAAAAAATATAACTATAAGCATTTAAAAATTGATAAAGTTATTGAAGAATCTTTAAAAGCAGCTGTTCAAGAAGGATTTTTAGGAGAAAGTAATGAAAACGCTGTACTGATAACTGTCTCTGGTAAGAATTACGATAAACTATCAAATATTCAGAAAGAATTGGTGAACGCTGCTAATGTTACTTTGGAACAGGATAAAGTTCAATCGGAAGTAGTAACCGAGAAGGTTACTCTTGCTGAGCGTAATAATGCAAAAGAACTAGGTATATCTCCTGGAAAATTGGTGCTTATTGAAAAATTAAAAGAAAAAAAGCCCGATATTGAGATAGATGAATATAAGAAAAAACCGGTTAAAGATATTCTTTCTTCCATTAAACATCAAGCAAAAAAAGATATCCCTGAAAAGCCCGGAGAGCATAATATTCCTGAACCTAAGGATAAAGCAAAGGCTAACGAGCCTAAAAAGTCAAAAGAGAAAGATATTATTGCAAAAGATTCACATGAAAAAGATAAAGTACAAAAAGTTCCCGAACCGAAAGACAGGATAGAAAAGGAGACAAAATCCAATGAAATAAATCATAAACCTAAAACTCCTTTAGATACTAAGCTTAAGGAAAAAAAGGAAGGAGATAAACCTCAAAAAAATATAGCCCCTAAAGACAGTCCGCCAGAAGCCAATAAACCGAATGACATCGAACCGAAACCTGATAAACTGGAGGACAGTCATCCAAAGAATAATGAGCTGAAAGACAATAAACCGGAAAGCAATCAACCGAAAGCAAAAGATGATAAGCCTAAAGCTGAAAAAACGGAAAATAATAAAATAGAAAATAGGAAACAAGAGAATGGTAATACTGAAAGATAA
- the galU gene encoding UTP--glucose-1-phosphate uridylyltransferase GalU, protein MKVRKAIIPAAGLGTRFLPATKAQPKEMLPIVDKPTIQYIVEEAINSGIEDIIIISGRNKRAIEDHFDKSYELEHELAKKGDEELLELVRGISNLANIHYIRQKEAKGLGHAIYCAKSFIGNEPFAVLLGDDIVDSEVPCLKQLIDVFNEYKTTVLGVQPVDEEDVSKYGIVSCKQVDNRVYKVKDLVEKPDKENAPSNIAILGRYIITPLIFECLENAKPGKGGEIQLTDALKTLIGQEAMYAYDFIGKRYDVGNKLGFLQATVEFALKREDLNEEFTKYLRNIICDIK, encoded by the coding sequence TTGAAAGTACGTAAGGCAATAATTCCAGCAGCAGGCCTGGGAACAAGATTTTTACCTGCAACAAAAGCTCAGCCAAAGGAAATGTTACCCATAGTCGATAAGCCAACAATTCAGTACATAGTCGAAGAAGCGATTAATTCCGGTATTGAAGACATAATCATTATATCTGGTAGAAACAAGAGGGCAATTGAAGACCATTTCGATAAGTCCTATGAGCTTGAGCATGAACTTGCAAAAAAGGGAGATGAAGAACTCCTTGAACTGGTAAGAGGAATATCAAATCTTGCAAATATTCATTATATACGTCAGAAAGAAGCGAAAGGGTTGGGACATGCTATATATTGCGCAAAATCCTTTATTGGTAACGAGCCCTTTGCAGTATTGCTCGGAGACGATATAGTGGACTCAGAGGTTCCATGTCTTAAGCAACTTATAGATGTATTTAATGAGTATAAAACCACAGTATTAGGAGTTCAGCCTGTTGATGAAGAAGATGTATCGAAATATGGAATTGTAAGTTGCAAACAGGTTGATAATAGAGTTTATAAAGTCAAAGACCTTGTTGAAAAGCCGGACAAAGAGAATGCGCCATCAAATATTGCCATTTTGGGAAGATATATTATTACACCGCTAATATTTGAATGTCTTGAGAACGCAAAACCAGGAAAAGGCGGAGAAATACAATTGACCGATGCGCTAAAAACTTTGATTGGCCAGGAAGCTATGTATGCCTATGACTTTATCGGAAAAAGATATGATGTTGGAAACAAGCTTGGTTTTTTACAAGCAACAGTGGAGTTCGCTTTAAAGAGAGAAGATCTTAATGAAGAGTTTACGAAATATTTAAGAAATATAATTTGTGATATCAAATAA
- the rpsR gene encoding 30S ribosomal protein S18 encodes MANSKKEKNGKENYDKADAKATARVRRAKKKICAFCVEKVANIDYKDVARLKKYISERGKILPRRISGNCAKHQRQLTVAIKRARHIALLPYTAD; translated from the coding sequence ATGGCGAATTCGAAAAAAGAGAAAAATGGTAAGGAAAATTATGATAAAGCCGATGCAAAAGCAACTGCAAGAGTAAGAAGAGCAAAGAAAAAAATATGTGCTTTTTGTGTAGAGAAAGTTGCCAATATAGATTATAAAGATGTAGCAAGACTTAAGAAATATATATCGGAAAGAGGTAAAATATTACCCAGAAGAATATCGGGAAACTGTGCAAAACATCAACGCCAATTGACTGTTGCTATAAAGAGAGCAAGACATATAGCATTGCTCCCATATACAGCTGACTAA
- the rpsF gene encoding 30S ribosomal protein S6, with protein MVNKYESIFIISPEVSEDDTKAIVEKIKGVIESHGQLESIDEWGKRKLAYPIKYHNEGYYVLVNFSSEPNFPHELERMYKITDGIIKNIIIKKDK; from the coding sequence ATGGTAAATAAATATGAGTCAATTTTTATAATCAGCCCAGAAGTTAGTGAAGACGATACAAAAGCTATTGTTGAAAAAATTAAGGGCGTTATTGAATCTCATGGTCAATTGGAAAGCATTGACGAGTGGGGTAAAAGGAAACTAGCATATCCAATAAAGTATCATAATGAAGGATACTATGTGCTGGTAAATTTCAGTTCTGAACCTAATTTCCCACATGAACTTGAAAGAATGTATAAGATAACCGATGGAATCATAAAAAATATCATTATTAAAAAGGATAAATAA
- the cimA gene encoding citramalate synthase, which yields MKKVIIYDSTLRDGAQAQGISFSVEDKIRLVKKLDKLGVDYIEAGNPGSNPKDLEFFERIKNTSLKNAKVIAFGSTRRVNISVEEDANVKSLLKADTPAVAIFGKSWDFHVTEILKTTLDENLKMIYDTVSFFKSRNKEVVFDAEHFFDGYKANPEYAIKTLKAACDAGADCICLCDTNGGSFPNEVFEITQRVVNEFKVDIGIHCHNDTGMAVANSIMAVQAGAKQVQGTLNGFGERSGNANLCTIIPNLQLKLGYSCIPGENMKNLTAIARYASEVANVLHDERAPYVGKNSFAHKAGMHADAVHKNTTAYEHIDPELVGNQRVFLMSEVAGRSAVLNMINQIDNTITKDSPETKLIIEKLKEMEYKGYQYEGAESSFELIIRKILGKYKSFFELCEFKVVVNEPSVTTANSSAMIKIKVGDQEEITADEGDGPVNALDKALRKALVKFYPEIMEMKLTDYKVRVLDSKAATASKVRVLIESTDSEEVWTTIGVSTDIIEASWYALVDSIEYKLLKHRELQE from the coding sequence ATGAAAAAAGTAATTATTTACGATTCAACATTAAGGGATGGAGCTCAAGCGCAAGGTATTTCCTTTAGTGTTGAAGATAAAATCAGACTTGTCAAAAAACTTGATAAACTTGGTGTAGACTATATAGAAGCAGGCAATCCCGGCTCTAATCCGAAAGATTTGGAATTTTTCGAAAGAATAAAAAACACGAGCCTCAAAAATGCTAAAGTTATAGCTTTTGGAAGCACAAGAAGGGTTAATATTTCTGTTGAAGAGGATGCTAATGTTAAATCACTGCTAAAGGCTGACACTCCCGCGGTTGCAATATTTGGAAAGAGTTGGGACTTTCATGTCACTGAAATATTGAAGACTACTCTGGATGAGAATTTAAAAATGATTTATGATACGGTGTCTTTTTTCAAGAGTAGAAATAAAGAGGTTGTATTTGATGCAGAACACTTTTTTGATGGATATAAAGCAAATCCCGAGTATGCAATAAAGACACTTAAAGCAGCATGTGATGCAGGAGCAGATTGCATTTGTCTTTGTGATACCAATGGGGGAAGCTTTCCTAATGAGGTGTTCGAGATAACCCAGAGAGTTGTCAATGAGTTTAAAGTGGATATAGGCATACACTGCCATAATGACACAGGTATGGCAGTGGCAAACTCTATCATGGCTGTTCAGGCGGGAGCAAAACAAGTCCAGGGGACATTGAACGGATTTGGAGAGAGAAGCGGGAATGCTAATTTGTGTACAATTATACCTAACCTCCAGTTGAAACTTGGATATTCATGCATTCCTGGAGAAAATATGAAAAACCTTACTGCAATTGCCAGGTATGCAAGTGAGGTTGCGAATGTGCTTCACGATGAGAGAGCGCCTTATGTGGGAAAGAACTCCTTTGCTCACAAAGCTGGAATGCATGCCGATGCTGTTCACAAGAATACTACTGCTTATGAGCATATAGATCCCGAATTGGTTGGAAACCAAAGAGTATTTTTGATGTCTGAGGTGGCAGGCAGAAGTGCTGTATTAAATATGATTAATCAAATTGACAATACAATCACAAAGGATTCTCCTGAAACAAAGCTGATTATTGAGAAGCTCAAGGAGATGGAATACAAGGGCTATCAATATGAAGGTGCAGAAAGTTCTTTTGAACTTATAATAAGAAAAATATTAGGTAAGTATAAATCTTTCTTTGAACTTTGTGAGTTTAAGGTTGTTGTCAATGAGCCTTCTGTTACTACTGCCAACTCTTCGGCAATGATTAAAATTAAAGTAGGAGATCAGGAAGAGATTACCGCCGATGAAGGAGACGGTCCGGTAAATGCCCTTGATAAGGCCCTGAGAAAAGCATTGGTGAAATTCTATCCGGAGATTATGGAAATGAAACTTACCGACTACAAGGTAAGAGTCTTAGATTCAAAGGCAGCAACTGCTTCAAAGGTAAGGGTATTAATTGAGTCAACCGATTCGGAAGAAGTCTGGACAACTATAGGAGTTTCTACAGATATTATAGAAGCAAGCTGGTATGCACTGGTGGACTCTATAGAATATAAGCTTCTAAAGCATAGGGAGTTGCAGGAATAA